A window of the Bdellovibrio svalbardensis genome harbors these coding sequences:
- the recA gene encoding recombinase RecA, translated as MANPTVDSKANNEKAKALELAVSTIEKQFGKGSIMRLGANETLVKDVESISTGALSLDIALGIGGLPKGRIVEVYGPESSGKTTIALSTIAQAQKKGGVVAFVDAEHALDINYARKLGVNTEDLLISQPDTGEQALEIVETLVRSGAIDVLVVDSVAALVPRAEIEGDMGDSHVGLQARLMSQALRKLTAAINRSNTLVIFINQLRMKIGVMFGNPETTTGGNALKFYSSIRLDVRRVGAIKNGEDVTGNRTAVKVVKNKMAPPFTKVEFDLMYGEGISAEGDILDLAVTANMVEKSGAWFSINGERMGQGRDAAKTFLKDHPEYMEQLRTKILAANGIGKLLIDAEGNNGEDHEGVEPTIEAEDAPKKGKKAKH; from the coding sequence ATGGCGAATCCAACTGTAGACAGCAAAGCAAATAACGAAAAAGCAAAAGCACTTGAATTGGCAGTTTCGACTATCGAAAAGCAATTCGGTAAAGGTTCAATCATGCGTTTGGGCGCAAACGAAACTCTTGTAAAAGATGTTGAGTCCATCAGCACTGGTGCATTGAGCTTGGACATTGCTTTGGGTATCGGTGGTCTTCCTAAAGGTCGTATCGTAGAAGTTTACGGACCAGAGTCTTCTGGTAAAACGACAATCGCTCTTTCAACAATCGCACAAGCTCAGAAAAAAGGCGGCGTTGTTGCTTTCGTAGATGCTGAGCATGCATTGGATATCAACTACGCTCGTAAATTGGGTGTAAACACTGAAGATCTTTTGATCTCTCAACCAGACACTGGTGAGCAAGCTCTTGAAATCGTAGAAACTCTAGTTCGCTCTGGCGCAATCGACGTATTGGTTGTCGACTCCGTAGCGGCTCTGGTTCCACGCGCAGAGATCGAAGGCGACATGGGAGATTCACACGTAGGTCTTCAAGCTCGCTTGATGTCTCAAGCTCTTCGTAAATTGACTGCAGCTATCAACCGTTCAAACACTCTTGTTATCTTCATCAATCAGCTTCGTATGAAGATCGGTGTGATGTTCGGTAACCCAGAGACAACTACTGGTGGTAACGCGTTGAAATTCTACTCTTCAATCCGTTTGGATGTTCGCCGTGTTGGCGCGATCAAAAATGGTGAGGATGTGACTGGTAACCGTACTGCGGTGAAAGTTGTGAAAAATAAAATGGCTCCTCCGTTCACTAAAGTTGAATTCGACTTGATGTACGGTGAAGGTATCTCTGCAGAAGGTGATATCTTGGATTTGGCTGTGACTGCAAACATGGTTGAAAAATCAGGTGCATGGTTCTCTATCAACGGAGAGCGCATGGGACAAGGTCGTGATGCTGCTAAGACTTTCTTGAAGGATCACCCTGAATACATGGAACAACTTCGCACTAAGATCTTGGCTGCGAACGGTATCGGCAAACTTCTGATCGATGCTGAAGGCAACAACGGCGAAGACCATGAAGGCGTTGAACCTACTATCGAAGCTGAAGACGCTCCGAAAAAAGGTAAAAAGGCTAAGCACTAG
- a CDS encoding CinA family protein, whose protein sequence is MAEKRDEKLQELIRSLRDQKLTVSFAESCTGGALSSFLTEQAGVSDIYLGSVVSYSNEAKVDLLGVRRDTLMQEGAVSEVVARQMAHGVRRQLKTDWSVAITGIAGPSGGTPTKPVGTVCIALVGPNFEDSRKELFSGDRKAIQQATVDYSVQWLCEVLEGN, encoded by the coding sequence ATGGCTGAAAAGAGAGATGAGAAACTCCAAGAATTAATTCGATCCCTTCGCGACCAAAAACTCACTGTGAGTTTTGCGGAAAGTTGTACTGGAGGTGCACTTTCTAGTTTTCTAACAGAGCAAGCAGGCGTTTCCGACATTTATCTAGGCTCTGTGGTTTCTTACTCTAACGAGGCGAAGGTGGATCTTCTGGGGGTCCGTCGAGACACTCTCATGCAAGAGGGTGCGGTGAGCGAAGTCGTCGCTCGTCAAATGGCGCACGGAGTGCGTCGACAGCTTAAAACTGATTGGTCTGTGGCAATCACAGGTATTGCTGGTCCGAGTGGTGGAACACCCACGAAGCCGGTAGGTACTGTGTGCATTGCTCTTGTTGGGCCGAACTTTGAAGACTCTAGAAAAGAACTCTTTTCTGGGGACCGCAAAGCCATCCAGCAGGCAACCGTCGACTATTCAGTTCAGTGGCTGTGTGAAGTTCTCGAAGGAAATTAG
- a CDS encoding YihY/virulence factor BrkB family protein: MDIKSSFKKISNKGFQKKLVQDDIMEMSASLSFYSALSLAPLLVLLLTIVAFINDSLRDSLLSQAQSWFGDEAGQLIREIAVNASQNSHARDRAGIFGFLTLLFSAGLIFGHLRTSLNKIFQIKNADNETEQKSVARHTFGFLKSKVFNMAMVLTFVLISIVSVAISSFLSLYLTGTEAIVGHIANFLISLLIFGAIFSVLYFFLPQTHVSKKVAVTSGLLTATLFSIGKSLIGMYLGRSAASSAYGAAGSLIVLLLWVYYSSAIIFLSAEIAYEINKDEIQ, translated from the coding sequence ATGGATATCAAGAGTTCTTTCAAAAAAATCTCTAACAAGGGTTTTCAAAAAAAATTGGTGCAAGACGATATCATGGAAATGTCGGCGTCCTTATCTTTCTATAGCGCACTTTCCCTGGCTCCTCTTTTGGTACTCCTCTTAACAATTGTCGCTTTTATCAACGACAGTTTACGTGATTCACTTCTAAGCCAGGCACAATCGTGGTTTGGAGACGAAGCTGGTCAATTGATTCGGGAAATCGCCGTCAACGCCAGTCAAAATTCCCATGCACGTGACAGAGCGGGTATCTTTGGATTTTTGACTTTGTTATTTTCAGCGGGCTTGATCTTTGGTCACCTTCGCACTTCGCTCAATAAAATATTTCAAATAAAGAACGCCGACAACGAAACAGAGCAAAAATCGGTCGCTCGGCATACTTTTGGATTCTTAAAGTCAAAGGTCTTCAATATGGCTATGGTTCTGACTTTTGTGCTGATCTCAATTGTCTCCGTGGCAATTTCATCATTTCTATCCCTTTACCTAACGGGCACTGAGGCCATAGTCGGGCATATTGCGAACTTTTTAATTTCATTGTTAATATTTGGAGCCATATTTTCGGTTCTTTATTTCTTCCTGCCACAGACTCATGTGAGCAAGAAGGTCGCTGTGACTTCCGGCCTTTTGACTGCAACATTGTTTTCCATTGGAAAAAGCCTTATTGGAATGTACCTGGGAAGAAGTGCCGCTTCTTCCGCTTATGGCGCTGCGGGATCTCTGATTGTGTTGTTGTTGTGGGTCTACTACTCATCGGCAATTATCTTCTTAAGCGCAGAAATAGCCTATGAAATCAACAAGGACGAGATACAATAG
- a CDS encoding HupE/UreJ family protein, whose amino-acid sequence MMLISGVVGAHPLDPALLDMKEAASNKYIVLWKTPASRTAEEPLRPRFPEPCRVNSEQTPEFSSAALVQRFQLDCGVNGLKDGVIQVTGLRTWKTDVLLRIEFLNGTSARAVLREDQNSFRVPIEQGPGQVAREYIALGVEHILMGWDHLLFVLGLVLLVRSRRTLLWTITAFTMGHSITLSLAALGFVHTPQAPVEVLIALSILVVAVELVRVETGPPSSLAARNPPLIAAIFGLLHGLGFAGALAEVGLPSHEIPLALMTFNVGIELGQLVFVAAVLCGLLVLRQLSLKWSKMSYEISVYAIGSLSSYLILDRLTKL is encoded by the coding sequence ATGATGCTTATCTCAGGTGTAGTGGGGGCTCATCCCTTGGATCCAGCTCTCCTTGATATGAAGGAAGCGGCGAGCAACAAGTATATTGTACTTTGGAAAACCCCTGCCTCCCGAACCGCCGAGGAGCCATTGAGGCCTCGTTTTCCGGAGCCGTGTCGGGTTAATTCTGAGCAGACGCCGGAGTTTTCCAGTGCCGCTTTGGTTCAGCGCTTTCAGTTGGATTGTGGAGTGAATGGTTTGAAGGACGGCGTGATTCAAGTGACGGGGCTTCGAACTTGGAAAACAGATGTACTTCTAAGAATCGAATTTTTAAATGGCACATCAGCGCGTGCGGTTTTGCGTGAAGATCAAAATTCATTTCGAGTGCCGATAGAGCAAGGCCCGGGGCAGGTTGCTCGTGAATATATTGCCTTGGGTGTAGAGCATATTCTTATGGGTTGGGATCATCTTTTGTTTGTGCTGGGACTTGTGCTTTTGGTGCGCAGTCGACGCACTCTTCTTTGGACCATCACAGCCTTCACGATGGGGCACAGTATTACGCTGTCGTTGGCGGCCTTGGGATTTGTTCACACACCTCAGGCACCCGTAGAGGTTCTGATTGCTTTAAGTATTCTAGTCGTGGCGGTGGAGCTTGTTCGGGTCGAGACAGGTCCGCCGTCGTCATTGGCGGCTCGAAATCCTCCGCTTATTGCTGCGATTTTTGGACTTCTTCACGGTCTGGGCTTTGCGGGGGCCTTGGCGGAGGTGGGTTTGCCATCTCATGAAATTCCGCTGGCTCTGATGACTTTTAATGTGGGGATTGAGTTGGGGCAGTTGGTATTCGTTGCGGCGGTACTCTGTGGTTTGCTTGTTTTAAGACAGTTGAGTCTAAAATGGTCAAAAATGTCTTATGAAATCTCAGTCTATGCTATTGGCTCGTTGTCTTCATATTTAATTTTGGATCGCCTCACGAAACTGTAA
- a CDS encoding ParA family protein codes for MGNVVSFINQKGGVAKTTTAINVAAQWAKEGKKILLIDLDPQSSATRAIFGDMEFEDTIYDVLTSEIEASQAIVSSETFGIDVIPSEIMLSGIEIILASKFGRESILKRCLAEVKDQYDIVVIDCSPSLGLLTVNALIASKDIVIPICPEYFSLKGIDLILETLKHIHVGLGHKVEVRGIIISKYRNRRIIEQVINDLKTKYTIPVFNNYIPESVVVEEAHHRHLPMLEYSPKNPAGLALANLAMEMWA; via the coding sequence ATGGGAAATGTAGTTTCTTTCATCAATCAAAAGGGCGGAGTTGCTAAGACGACGACGGCAATTAACGTAGCAGCTCAGTGGGCGAAAGAAGGTAAGAAGATTCTTCTTATCGATCTGGATCCGCAGTCTTCGGCTACTCGCGCGATTTTCGGTGATATGGAATTTGAGGATACGATTTACGATGTTTTAACTTCGGAAATTGAAGCCTCTCAGGCGATTGTTAGCTCTGAAACTTTTGGCATTGACGTGATTCCCTCTGAAATTATGTTGAGCGGTATCGAAATTATTCTGGCTTCCAAATTCGGACGCGAAAGCATTTTGAAGCGTTGTCTGGCAGAAGTTAAAGATCAATATGATATCGTTGTGATCGACTGCTCGCCATCGTTGGGTCTGTTGACAGTAAATGCCTTGATCGCTTCCAAAGATATCGTAATTCCAATCTGCCCGGAATATTTCTCGCTGAAAGGTATCGATCTTATCCTTGAGACTTTGAAACACATCCACGTGGGCCTTGGTCACAAAGTGGAAGTTCGCGGAATTATTATTTCCAAATACCGCAACCGCCGTATTATCGAGCAGGTTATTAACGATCTGAAAACGAAATACACGATTCCGGTATTCAACAATTATATTCCTGAATCCGTTGTGGTTGAAGAAGCCCATCACAGACATTTGCCGATGCTAGAGTATTCGCCGAAAAATCCGGCGGGATTGGCCTTGGCAAATCTTGCAATGGAAATGTGGGCTTGA
- a CDS encoding DUF3604 domain-containing protein: MRLFACIGLLVLGVSTTSLGASEVPFKITEKRPRCSNYSRVRQPFFGELHLHTQYSVDAATLDTRNTPADAYRFAKGEKVGLPPFINTLIGEVPPTNTPVGPVSSHPYCLPGERCQFMATRTIQLPDGRGLDFAAITDHSEQLGETNICLWEEKVPCSDSSACTAQGQQCYQGRCVPKGYQSPSCVLVREEVAKLRGGLGATIFAGAYFVAQNPTRLPFCGIAGENCLFQAKNVWQQIINDAQDAYDQTDECKFTSFIGYEYTAMPAAGTCQNDGKACWDGVGVARASIDCSDNQMCLSAGGGDNLHRNIIFRNSNVLERPISNIEAPVKCGNGSACNTPGPLGSPEIMLRRLKLECAAIPGCDVLSIPHNPNLSGGAMFGMPENLEEARLRSEMEPLVELFQIKGQSECRYSARMPGAWNTFDELCDFENMSYGRLASQYISEPNAINIQPSSYVRNVLKDGIAYEQKNGVNPFKLGVVGALDNHNGTPGASESYMYAKVGAHGDQSFIVSGEALSETNFLGLETNPGGMTVAWAEENSRDSIFEAFKRRETYATSGTRPLVRFFGGFDLPKTICQMGDFAAQGYQTAVPMGGCLTGAPRSGEDCKANLTKKKGPLFAVLASKDPGWANNPGTPLQRIQIIKGWVDSEGQTHEKVIDVAGNPKISGVVDLNTCRPSQNDGYKTLCSVWEDSEFNSEQRAFYYARVLENESCRWNQYYCNARGINCSKPAIPERENNRYTDFEYRQCCSGIVPNTVQQRAVTSPIWYAP; this comes from the coding sequence ATGCGTTTATTTGCGTGCATTGGATTGCTGGTTTTAGGCGTCTCAACGACATCCTTGGGAGCTTCAGAAGTCCCCTTTAAAATTACCGAGAAACGTCCTCGCTGCAGCAACTACTCGCGCGTCCGTCAGCCCTTCTTTGGCGAACTTCATCTTCATACGCAGTACTCGGTGGATGCTGCGACCTTGGATACCCGTAACACGCCGGCAGATGCCTATCGTTTTGCAAAAGGGGAGAAGGTTGGCCTGCCACCCTTTATAAACACCTTGATCGGTGAGGTGCCTCCTACGAACACTCCCGTGGGGCCGGTCTCTTCGCATCCTTACTGTTTACCAGGGGAGCGTTGTCAGTTTATGGCAACTCGCACGATTCAACTTCCTGATGGTCGCGGTTTGGATTTTGCGGCGATCACGGATCACTCCGAGCAACTAGGGGAGACCAACATCTGCTTGTGGGAAGAAAAAGTTCCCTGCAGTGATTCCAGCGCCTGCACCGCACAAGGGCAGCAGTGCTATCAAGGTCGTTGTGTTCCGAAAGGATACCAAAGTCCCAGCTGTGTTCTTGTCAGGGAAGAAGTGGCGAAGTTAAGAGGAGGTCTTGGGGCGACGATCTTTGCGGGAGCTTACTTTGTTGCGCAAAATCCAACACGTCTTCCCTTCTGCGGAATTGCCGGAGAGAACTGTCTATTCCAAGCCAAAAATGTCTGGCAGCAAATCATCAACGACGCGCAAGATGCCTATGATCAAACAGACGAATGCAAATTCACCAGCTTCATCGGTTATGAATACACGGCCATGCCTGCTGCAGGCACATGTCAAAATGACGGCAAGGCTTGTTGGGATGGTGTAGGAGTTGCGCGAGCCTCTATTGATTGCTCTGACAATCAGATGTGTCTTTCCGCAGGCGGAGGGGACAATTTGCATCGCAATATTATCTTCCGTAATAGCAATGTCCTCGAGCGTCCTATCAGCAATATTGAAGCTCCGGTAAAATGCGGGAACGGATCTGCATGTAACACTCCAGGTCCTTTGGGATCTCCGGAGATTATGCTGCGTCGGTTGAAGTTGGAGTGCGCTGCGATTCCGGGCTGCGATGTGCTTTCAATTCCCCACAATCCGAATTTAAGTGGTGGTGCGATGTTTGGCATGCCGGAAAATTTAGAAGAGGCAAGACTGCGCAGTGAAATGGAACCTTTGGTGGAACTCTTCCAAATCAAAGGGCAAAGCGAGTGTCGATACTCTGCGCGCATGCCGGGAGCCTGGAACACCTTTGACGAACTTTGCGATTTTGAAAATATGAGCTATGGCCGCTTGGCAAGTCAGTACATTTCTGAGCCGAACGCTATCAATATTCAGCCAAGCAGTTATGTGCGCAATGTCCTGAAAGATGGAATTGCCTATGAACAGAAAAACGGGGTCAATCCATTTAAGCTCGGGGTTGTCGGAGCTCTCGACAATCACAACGGAACTCCCGGGGCGAGTGAATCCTATATGTATGCGAAAGTGGGGGCGCACGGAGATCAAAGTTTTATCGTGTCAGGTGAGGCCCTGTCAGAGACGAACTTTCTAGGTTTGGAAACCAATCCCGGTGGGATGACTGTCGCATGGGCTGAAGAGAATTCACGCGATTCCATTTTTGAAGCCTTCAAACGTCGTGAGACCTATGCGACCAGTGGCACGCGACCTCTGGTGCGTTTCTTCGGTGGATTTGATTTACCAAAAACAATCTGTCAGATGGGTGACTTTGCGGCTCAAGGTTATCAAACGGCTGTTCCGATGGGAGGCTGTCTTACAGGGGCTCCACGAAGTGGGGAGGATTGCAAAGCCAATCTAACAAAGAAAAAAGGCCCATTGTTTGCCGTGTTGGCTTCGAAGGATCCAGGGTGGGCGAATAATCCTGGAACGCCTCTTCAGCGCATTCAAATCATCAAGGGCTGGGTTGATAGTGAAGGGCAGACCCATGAGAAAGTAATTGATGTTGCGGGCAATCCGAAGATCTCTGGCGTGGTCGATCTGAATACTTGTCGACCGAGCCAGAACGATGGTTACAAAACTCTTTGTTCTGTTTGGGAGGATTCTGAATTTAATTCCGAACAGCGCGCCTTCTATTATGCCCGGGTCCTAGAAAATGAAAGCTGTCGTTGGAACCAGTATTACTGCAACGCTCGTGGTATAAACTGTTCGAAACCAGCTATCCCAGAGAGAGAAAATAATCGTTATACCGACTTTGAATATCGTCAATGTTGCAGTGGCATCGTTCCCAATACTGTTCAACAAAGAGCGGTGACTTCACCGATTTGGTACGCGCCATGA
- a CDS encoding phosphatidylglycerophosphatase A family protein: MRNFLKKLATLFGVGLSPKAPGTVATVATIPLVFLLNWAGPIPYMIVTFLLLPVGILAAEIYEQDKGSHDSQEIVIDEVVGFLITMVWLPLTWQAILIGFVLFRLLDITKPLFVGYLDKKIQGGLGVMVDDVAAGMVASVIMQLLFTHTNWLGSQILVG, encoded by the coding sequence ATGAGAAACTTCCTCAAGAAATTGGCTACTTTATTTGGTGTGGGACTGAGTCCCAAGGCGCCGGGAACTGTGGCGACAGTTGCAACGATTCCGCTTGTTTTCCTTTTGAATTGGGCAGGACCGATTCCTTATATGATCGTGACTTTCTTGCTGCTCCCTGTCGGAATCTTGGCCGCAGAGATCTATGAGCAAGACAAGGGGAGTCATGATTCGCAGGAAATCGTGATCGATGAGGTTGTTGGCTTCCTGATTACAATGGTTTGGCTGCCTTTGACATGGCAGGCTATTTTAATCGGATTTGTGCTGTTTAGATTACTAGACATTACGAAGCCTTTGTTCGTAGGATATTTAGATAAGAAGATCCAAGGAGGTCTTGGAGTCATGGTCGATGACGTCGCAGCCGGAATGGTTGCTAGTGTGATCATGCAATTGCTCTTTACCCACACCAATTGGTTGGGTTCTCAAATTTTGGTCGGTTAA
- a CDS encoding S9 family peptidase — translation MNKVLLAILTASLFTACSQKSLKPSGTDAYSGLGKESVSEADLQKYSPTKLPPQIETKIREMMDISTPGLGLLHPNKKQLFFTWKVTGVHQIWTVEQKRGFPIQITGGKDSTRLHDITPDGRWLAVSQDKDGQENPGLFLLSPDGLKNITVFSKPKMRARLSYISDDSKTLVYSANDEKPDVNTFYRYNITTGEREKMFAEEGQWFLADYTRDGRWLMAKSLSNSAIEYSEFDLKTRKIRPVLGQGEMEDFNASYARNEKDLLVVTSKFTDFRKLYLLKGTVWKELFSVPDSDVSDIQIDHKREKILISTIEHAYVKLHGLSAITYKPLQIPNFPNAEHVFLGGTTRDGGTTMLGLSSAQAPNTNYSFDWKTKKLTQWVYPSAPGINLKKFISAKLEYYPAKDGTKIPMFVRRPAECLNKLCPVIVNFHGGPEGQSIPGFSSWAQIFIDAGFILVEPNVRGSDGYGKKWLHSDDKAKRLDVIGDIEDCATYIKANWKVNGQTPKVGITGGSYGGYATLLAMTKYAGAYDAGVAAVGMSNLVTFLQNTAPYRRALRMAEYGDLEKDHDALVALSPVTYINQLKSPLMIIQGANDPRVPVGEALQIQKLLESKKIPSSLVVFGDEGHGAEKKDNQVLQIGHTLEFFEKYLK, via the coding sequence ATGAACAAAGTTCTTCTGGCTATTTTAACCGCCAGCCTATTTACCGCTTGCTCCCAAAAATCCCTCAAACCTTCGGGTACTGACGCTTATTCGGGCTTAGGCAAAGAATCCGTTTCCGAAGCGGACCTGCAAAAATATTCTCCCACAAAGTTGCCGCCGCAGATCGAAACAAAAATCCGCGAGATGATGGACATCTCTACACCGGGCTTGGGTCTTCTTCATCCAAACAAGAAGCAACTCTTCTTCACGTGGAAGGTCACTGGAGTTCATCAAATTTGGACCGTCGAGCAAAAGCGCGGCTTCCCCATCCAGATTACTGGCGGCAAGGATTCAACTCGCCTTCATGACATCACTCCCGATGGCCGGTGGCTCGCAGTAAGCCAAGACAAGGATGGACAAGAAAATCCAGGCCTGTTCTTGCTCAGTCCCGACGGTTTAAAAAATATTACGGTCTTCTCAAAACCAAAGATGAGAGCCCGCTTAAGCTATATCTCTGATGATTCAAAAACTTTGGTCTATTCAGCCAATGACGAAAAACCTGACGTCAATACTTTCTATCGCTACAACATCACAACGGGTGAACGCGAAAAAATGTTTGCTGAGGAAGGCCAATGGTTTTTGGCGGACTACACTCGCGATGGTCGTTGGTTGATGGCCAAGTCTCTCTCCAATAGCGCCATTGAATATTCAGAGTTTGACCTCAAAACTCGCAAGATTCGCCCGGTCCTTGGCCAAGGAGAAATGGAAGACTTCAATGCTTCCTATGCGAGAAATGAAAAAGATCTTTTAGTAGTTACTTCTAAATTCACAGACTTCCGAAAACTTTATCTTCTTAAAGGTACAGTTTGGAAAGAGCTCTTCTCAGTTCCGGACTCTGATGTCAGCGATATTCAGATCGACCACAAAAGAGAAAAGATTTTGATCAGCACAATTGAACATGCCTACGTGAAACTGCATGGTCTTAGCGCGATCACCTACAAGCCCCTGCAAATTCCTAATTTTCCGAATGCGGAACATGTTTTTTTAGGCGGCACCACTCGTGATGGTGGGACCACCATGCTGGGTTTATCCTCAGCCCAGGCTCCGAACACAAATTACTCATTTGACTGGAAAACCAAGAAACTGACTCAGTGGGTGTATCCAAGCGCGCCTGGAATTAATTTAAAGAAATTCATTTCTGCAAAGTTGGAATATTATCCAGCCAAAGATGGCACGAAGATCCCCATGTTCGTCAGAAGACCTGCCGAATGCTTGAATAAACTTTGTCCCGTCATCGTGAACTTTCACGGCGGCCCAGAGGGTCAAAGCATTCCCGGATTCAGTTCTTGGGCACAAATTTTTATTGATGCGGGATTTATTCTGGTCGAACCCAATGTTCGTGGCAGCGATGGCTATGGAAAGAAATGGCTGCACTCTGACGACAAGGCCAAACGCTTAGACGTGATCGGAGACATCGAAGACTGCGCTACCTATATCAAAGCGAACTGGAAAGTAAATGGCCAAACTCCTAAAGTGGGCATTACAGGTGGCAGCTACGGCGGCTACGCAACTTTGCTTGCTATGACCAAGTATGCCGGCGCCTACGACGCGGGCGTCGCGGCTGTCGGTATGAGTAATCTGGTGACCTTCCTGCAAAACACCGCACCTTATCGCCGAGCTCTGCGCATGGCTGAATACGGTGATTTAGAAAAGGATCATGACGCATTGGTGGCGTTGTCTCCTGTAACTTATATCAACCAACTGAAGTCGCCTTTGATGATCATTCAAGGGGCTAATGATCCGCGCGTACCGGTTGGTGAAGCTTTGCAAATCCAAAAACTTTTAGAGAGTAAAAAAATCCCGTCTTCTTTGGTCGTATTCGGTGATGAAGGCCACGGAGCGGAAAAGAAAGACAATCAGGTTTTGCAAATCGGCCACACCCTGGAATTCTTCGAAAAGTATCTAAAATAG
- a CDS encoding SDR family NAD(P)-dependent oxidoreductase: MNRFQNKTAFITGGNSGIGKESALIIAKEGANIMIADIKENKDVLKELESLGVKAAFIACDVSDPMAVKEAVTATVKTFGSLDVAFNNAGVGDEGFIHEKTFEQWKKVIDINLSGVFYCMKYEIEQMLQQKNGGNIINVSSILGQVGTPGASAYVAAKHGVVGLTQTAAAEYGAKNIRVNAIGPGYIETPLLHSMSREQKYALEQMHPMKRLGRPEEVAKAFLWLASDDSSFMTGDYIPVDGGYLAQ; this comes from the coding sequence ATGAATCGCTTCCAAAACAAAACCGCCTTCATCACCGGGGGCAACTCTGGCATCGGTAAAGAATCCGCTCTCATCATTGCCAAAGAGGGAGCCAACATAATGATCGCCGACATTAAAGAGAATAAAGATGTCTTGAAGGAACTGGAATCATTGGGAGTGAAAGCTGCTTTCATTGCTTGTGATGTTTCGGACCCCATGGCGGTCAAAGAAGCGGTCACCGCCACCGTCAAAACTTTTGGTTCTTTGGATGTGGCGTTCAACAACGCGGGAGTCGGCGACGAGGGTTTTATCCACGAAAAAACTTTTGAACAGTGGAAAAAAGTGATCGATATCAACTTAAGCGGTGTCTTTTATTGTATGAAATACGAAATCGAACAAATGCTGCAACAAAAAAATGGAGGGAACATTATCAATGTCTCCTCTATCCTAGGTCAGGTTGGCACCCCTGGAGCTTCTGCTTATGTCGCCGCCAAGCACGGAGTCGTCGGACTTACCCAAACCGCTGCAGCGGAATATGGAGCTAAGAACATTCGTGTGAATGCCATCGGACCCGGATATATCGAAACTCCATTGCTGCATTCTATGAGTCGCGAACAAAAGTATGCTTTGGAACAAATGCACCCCATGAAGCGACTTGGTCGACCTGAAGAAGTTGCGAAAGCCTTTTTATGGTTAGCCTCAGATGACTCCAGCTTCATGACCGGTGACTACATCCCAGTAGATGGTGGATATCTCGCTCAATAA
- a CDS encoding peptidylprolyl isomerase, with protein sequence MKKSDRDVIRISSDQVESIRLDYAKQAGQQPSEIQLKALVQDKVDEEILVREARRLLLDKGDESVRLRLISKMRALGEGAKYASEEELLQKAYDLRLDEDTIIRRHLVHKMQILLAQSDGDPAPSDDDIKKFIEQNPQPYEAASRVTFSQVFIASQSNKKALSLLRKLQTSPDSLALIETLSDPFPLGLRLTEVSESLLQRRFGQQFSKLVFAGNPGQWIGPLESPFGLHLVRVEEVSSKRSPSFEDIKPAALRSLIKVRAVMRTEENMDRLRKLYLTEVGWNFKRTDNASL encoded by the coding sequence TTGAAAAAGTCAGATCGAGATGTGATCCGCATTTCATCTGATCAGGTGGAATCAATACGCTTGGATTATGCAAAACAAGCGGGACAACAGCCCTCGGAAATACAACTGAAGGCTCTTGTTCAAGACAAGGTCGATGAAGAAATCCTGGTGCGCGAAGCGCGACGATTGCTGCTGGATAAGGGTGATGAGAGTGTGCGGCTTCGTCTTATAAGTAAGATGCGCGCACTGGGTGAGGGAGCCAAGTACGCCTCAGAGGAGGAGCTTTTACAGAAGGCCTATGATTTAAGGCTCGATGAAGATACCATCATTCGCAGACATCTTGTTCATAAAATGCAGATTTTGCTGGCACAGTCTGATGGCGATCCCGCACCCAGCGATGATGACATCAAAAAGTTTATTGAGCAAAATCCTCAGCCCTATGAAGCCGCTTCTAGAGTTACGTTCTCACAAGTCTTTATCGCTTCGCAGTCAAATAAGAAGGCTTTGAGTCTTTTAAGGAAGCTTCAAACTTCGCCAGATTCACTAGCATTGATTGAAACTCTTTCTGATCCTTTTCCCTTGGGATTGCGTCTGACGGAAGTCAGTGAATCGTTGTTGCAAAGACGTTTCGGTCAGCAGTTTTCCAAACTGGTGTTTGCCGGAAATCCTGGTCAGTGGATCGGTCCCTTAGAGTCCCCCTTTGGCCTTCACTTAGTTCGAGTGGAGGAGGTGAGCTCAAAGCGATCTCCCTCCTTTGAGGATATAAAGCCGGCAGCTTTGCGCAGTTTAATCAAAGTTCGAGCGGTGATGCGAACTGAGGAAAATATGGATCGACTTCGAAAACTCTATTTAACTGAAGTCGGTTGGAATTTTAAGAGGACGGACAATGCGAGTCTGTAA